GTCCTTGATAGGAAGACGAAGACTCTGTGTAACAAGGTGGTGGGCTTGGTTAAGGTGCAATGGCAGTATCGGAAGGGTTCGGAGTAGAcgtgggagcccgaggaggagatgagagaacaTTACCGAGAGTTATTTACAGCAGCGgaattcaaggacgaagtctaattcaagtgagggagagttgtaacacatgTATTCTAAGGTTCAATTTCTATATTAATTTATGCATTTTTCTCCTTTTGGATGCCCTACATAGGGCATAGGATGGCCTCATACATAGGGGTGGGTCAATAAGTCCATGCGAGGGTTTCATGTCCTATGCGGGGGTAGAGTTATCTACGCAGGCATAGGAGTGTAACTTCCAAACCCTTATTGTGGGGttatgagccctatttaaaggctctaatCCCTTGAGAGCCTCCCCATGCTTAGCCTCCACCCTCATATTTAGTGTCCTCGAAAACCCTAGCCAAATTGTGAGGATTTCAAAGCATTTTTATGTTCCTTTGTGTATTTTGTGAAGGAATCCATTGAAGAAGCTCTTGGAAGTCCATAATTTATAGATCCATATTGGGCATTTCATCAACCTTCTCTAGGAGGtataaatcttgaatcttgatgattcatcttgatatatctaattagtttaaGGGTTTTTATGTGCTTTTGTCCCTTAACCATAGTCTttatgagtatgagctactccaaacCTCATGAGTAacatttttggtcatttttgaGACTGTTGGGTAATAAAAATGGGAGCTTGGTCACTCCCATCCATCCATGCATGGTCATTTGAGCATTGGAGTGTGTTTTGGACTTAGGGTTTAATATTATACTCTTTTaggacatgcaaaggcataaagtcagagactttatcaGTTATGATGTTTATTTGGTTTAGATCTGATGGTTTGATGCTTGGTCTTTATGTCTTAAGCGTTTAATGAAAAGTTGGAAAATAATGATATGAAGCGGGGTGTAATCTGGGCTACACATGGCAAAGCCTGAATTGTCCCAGATTACCACCAAAGGCTCTACATTGGGCATAGAGCATATTACATCGGGCGATGCACTAGAAGATGGGGGTTTGGACAAATTGGATTAATGGTCAAGTGGAGTGGGCTTTAGtcttggaagggtaaaatggtgttttacccaaaaaaaaaaaagagagtgaTTATGGGCTAAGAACCTTCAGTGTGAATTATTACAGTGATTTTTTATTAGGGTCTTATTGTGTATTTGATTAGTGTGGGGAATTCCAGTTTTGGCAGCCGAGTGTGAGATTTGTTTGTTTATAGATTGAGGTGACTCTtttcactatactcgtgggtcgaagatGCCAAAGCCGACCCATTAGATTGTGGTATGTAAGGTGTTAGTTATCTTTGTGGATCTTCCATTTGCATGTTGGACTGGACCTATTTATATATGTTGGGCTGGGCCCATTTATTTATATGTTGGGTTGGACCCATTTATTTGTAtattgggttgggcccatttacatggtatatgatattttgggaaactcagtaagctttgtCCTTATAGTTTTTTGGTTTGATATTTTCAtgtacttccagttcgaaagaGAATGGTCCGACATGATCACACAACATCCCTATGATTTTATTCTGCATTGACATTTGAATTCACTCTAATGTTCAGAAAATTTTATACTATGGTTGATTTTGAACAAATTGATTGTATTCTTGGGTGTTtgagaaatgaaaattttactatcaTTTTTCGTTTTTTAAAAGGCTTGTTAAGAAAAAAGTGTCTTTAATAAGGGTGATTATCTATATACAATATTTGTTATCTATACACaataatttatgatttatataattatattgtACAATCATATGTATTGCTAAAAGATATTGTGCACAAATTAATACCATTTTAATActacttttctagaaaaaaaaaaaggtgaTCATATGTGGCAAAATTTGTTTCATGTTTAGGAATCGGTTCTAAAGTCAGATAAGGCTATAGGGAGTGGGCGCGGTTTGGAGCCGCATTTTTTCCACCTGGACTGCAACCACCGCCCCCTGGGTGCGGTTTCCTGCGGTTTTGGCCATAGTTTGGCTAGAAAGGACCGCGTATTTTGATTGGCTGCTGCATCATTGACCGTTCAACGGTCCTTGTGTTTGAattggttttattattatttttttactttactctctctctctctctctctctctctctctctctatatatatatatatatatatatatatatatatatatatatatatatatatatatatatatatatatatatatacctacaATTTTTTACATAACCTTCAACCAAAATCCTTACAATTTTATCCTCTTTTCCTCCAATTTTTTTGAAAATGTCTTCTTCTAAAAGACCCAGTAAAGAAAAAACACCCGTTAGAAACACCACAGCCCCAATACCTTCATTTGATCAACCGATTTTTTCACCTCTGTAATACCACTATGGGGGtatgcttccatattttccacaaCGACCATACCACAAACACTACCACAACCCGACACATATTttaatccatttgattttttGTCTCAACCCGAGTTTGTTCAACAAAAAAACACAACCACAAACGGTCGTTTCTGATTTCGAACCGGAATTCGCTAAAGAAACTCAGCCCACTCGAGTAGCAactaaaagaaaagagaaggcgGAGGCTAAATGTTGGGAACCCCTAGAAATGTTAGTGTTGGCACAATCTTGGATCGATAtttcaaaagatgcaaagattgGAAAAGACCAAAAGCATGATCGTTTTTTTATTCGCATTTTACAGAGGTTCCATAAAGGAATGAACCGTGGAGAACACCTTTCAAAACATCAAGTGTACTCGAAATGGGGGAAGATGAACAaggaaatcatgttgtttaatgattTGTATACTAACATGAAACGTCAATGGAAAAGTGGAGAAAACGATGATGTGATTTTGAGGAAAACGCTGAAAGTGTATGAGAAAGAAAACCTGAAAGCTTTCAAATTTCTTGAAGtttggaattttgtgaaagaTAACAAGAAATGGCAAAACGAAAAAACATTAGACGAGCATATCGACAGTGGCTCAAAACGCAGCAGAACAACTGAGTCTGACCACACTACATCAGATACTCGTGTTCAATTCGATCTGAACAAAGATGAAGTTGTTCCAGTTTCACCACCTTCCCAATCAATGGAAAGAGACAAAGCAAAAAAGCAAAGGCAAATGCAAAGCGTCGGATTAAGATGACTTGAAAGAAATGGGGGCCAACATAAAAGATATAAAAGATAGAATGGACAAGATTTTGCAAATTGCTTCTGAAAGAGAGCTTCAGAAACAAAGGGAAAGCGGCATGAGAATACTAGCGTTGGACACGTCGAATATGATCAGGGATGAGCTACAAACTATTTTGGCGATAAAGGAGGAAGTCAAAAAACGTTATACAAATCATGGCTAACatctatttttttttcaagtttttaatcgtttggtgtgtgtgtatgtttctttttttttctaagtTGTAGTTttatgtttctaatttgtttttcTTAATTTTTAGGCTTTTTTAAGTTAAGCAATGGAtggtatttttctttttaattaatgaaatattatattttaaaaaaagtaaAGATTTTatccaataaaaaaataaacccaagtaatgcaatgtaatattttatttttattaaaaatgaagttttatttgattaaattattaaaaaacaaaaaaaaatgtggcACCACTCCTTGGGTGTGACAAGAAACTACACTTATGTGGTAAAAAAATGATGTGATGCATATGTGGCAGTAAAATGAGTGCGGTTTCGGTGACATCACTCCATCCAGCGTAATATCCCCACAAGAACCAATTTGATTGATTTATGATTAATTTATAATTGTCAATTGTCATTATTCTAGTTCATAATTGTCATTCTTAAATGGTATTTTCTAGTAAATTTCCTTGAATCTTTCTAATGACTTTAATCTATCGTCTAATTTAACAATCCCGTTGTCAATTTTTTTAAGTAATTATTATTCTAGctcaataaaaataaataaataaataaaatagtgaAACTGTTTCGTGGTTTGCAAAAATTACATGTTTGGTATTTAACATTTTTTGCATTTATAATCCCTAAGTTTTGATTTTTGTTGTGTGTTTTGTCTTTTGCATACAAGAAAAGATCATATTGCCCCTATacttttttattagttttttttaatttgtttatcTCTATTaagatatataaaataaattaagtGATTTATGAATATAAGGCACACCCCTAAAATAGAGTGtcgatcttcctctctctctttcATATTTTCCTCTTTACTTTCTTCAAAGCCAAAGACACCACTTCACCCTTGCCGACGACGACTCGGTGACTACCTTCTAGACCTGATATCTTTCTCTCCCAATGTCTTCTTTAAACTCAACCATAAAATCTACCCATTTGAACATCCGCTTATCTATACCTCTAAAGTCGTCGAATTTCTGCACCTCTAAAGTCGTTACCGCTGGAGTTCTGCACCTCTAAAGACGACATCGAACCTACACCTCTAGTCATTGTTGGACCAAAATGGTTATTTGATTTTTAGGTTTGACGTTGGATTGTGATTTGAGGTTAGATGTTTTTGTGTGGAGCACATGTTTGTTGTTTAATCTttgattttggtggttttggtttgtttatgatttttgtgtttgtttgtttctagaattCGAAATATGAACACAAGTGGTGGGTTCTGGAGGTGAAGGATAACGGTTGCTGAAGGTAAAAAGGGTGGCGGTTATCGGTTCCTCTGGCAAGATGGTGGCGTGTTCATAGATCCCATTTATTCATAATTCACTtgatttattttctatatttaataaataataaaaaaaatttaaaaaaaaaaaaaacaacaacaacaaaaaagaaATATAAGAGCAAGATGGTATTTTCATGTATGGAACTAACACGCAACACAATCTAAACTTGGGACACTTCGAGTGCAAAAAGAATTGTTAAGAAGCAAATGTGTTATTTCTGCAAACTACGAAGACGGTTTCAATAAtagttcaataaaaaataaaaataaacaaacattATACAACAAGAaccaaatttataattttatcCTAATAAAATTGTAAATTATGGTCAAattctataatatatatatatattttttttcattttaacaaaACTTTTTGTAGTTTAACTAccaagtttgtttttttttaagttacaaaaatatattttatcttttttttattaatgaGTGGTAAAAAACAAAAGGATTTTTTTTAAAGGTTAATGATGATGTTtcttaaaaagaaataaaagatcAAGCTTTCAATGGTTTAAATTTTCTTCGAGTGAATAAACCAAAtttttttaaaggatttaaagttttatattgtagctttctttatttaaaaaaaaatgttggtggtcaaaacagaaaaaaaaaatggtgATTAAAAATATtacagtattttttttttttttggagtttgcTAATGTTATTACTCTCTTTTCTAAATTATAACgtgtattatttttatttatcttaAAAACATAAGAGTGTAACACAATAAACTATTTTAcatgttattttattattttaattttataatacTTGAGCAATAACTCTCAGATAATTTAAGAAATTGAAATAATGATTCTTTGTTGTCAAATAAAACTTATTTTTCAACGACTTGTATCTGTTCCTACTTCCTAGTTTTCTTTTTGGCACATTGCATTCTTTATTTGCCAATTAGTTTGGATGTAGTTcacaaatttatgttttttttttgaaagagccaaagctcagtaaactttatcaaaaaaaataaaagaatacatcaaaaaaaacaaaaatacaaacaCACTCTAACGAGACCAACCaatccataaccaactaccaaacCATTTCTTAATCCTCATAAAACTCCCAACTTTACCCCAAAAACCCTTACAAGTCCTAAAATTAGTCCAAAGACTTATTTGATgtgggaaaaaaggtaacttcaaccCCTTGCACCACCAAACCCACATCATACCAAAAAAGTTAATGCAAGGGAaaaggcccttaaaaaaacccaGTGTCCAATAGACTAATCCTAGGACCCAACCCAACAACCAATACAAAACAGCTAAACTACCAAAAACACCAAATTTAACAAAATTATAACTACACAACTCTCCATCCCTATGAATAAAGAGCAACCATAAAAACACACTCCAGCTGCTATTCCAATGCTTCCAGCAATCAGACATCCATCTTTTACTTCTCAACAACACAGTCCAAGACTTGCTCCTCTTCCCATAATTTATCATACTCTCCACACGAATCGACCACCCTTCCCAGGTCTGCACAGTTAGCAACAGAAACCTGTACAACACACTAAACCAAAAGGGAATAATCCACCAAAAGAACCAGTCAAGATTCGCAAACAGTTGCATACTGGACACAACATCAATCACATGTCCAGGAATCATTACTTGAATATTCTCAACAAAGATCATATCCAAATAATAATTCCCACATGTACAAGTTACTAAATTCAGGAGCAAACTCCCAAACCAGTAACATAAACCGTCAATTCTAGTAGTAACACAAGAAAACTCCAATCTGTTACTCCAAACATGCAGCCATATCACGCAACACAATCAATTCCCATTCTTCCTAACTTTCACCCAATCAACCAGCCCCACCCTGTTTCTAGACTtcattatccttattcccatTATCAACATCATTATTTCTATCTATACCCCAACATCTCTACACTTTCTCCTTAATAACTTTTGATTCATACTTCAACCCCAATAACCTCAGTTGAATTTCTTTCTCAATACAACAAGTAACAGAGAATGGGGatctaaaattatttttaaagaatCTCATATTTCTTTCATGCTAAATATGCGACATACAACCTGCCAAAACCAATTTCTTTATAAAAACCCCAATAGATTTGCCTTTCACCTGCtcacaaaacttataaataaaCTCCTTCCAATTACCATAACTCACCCTGATGTCAGCCTTATTAGAGAAATACTCCCAAATAAGCTTAGAGAAATCACACTTAAAAAATAAATGATCATGGGAATCACTAATCTTCAAACATAAAGGGAAAAACAGATTACCTTTAATTTCCCAGCTTAGCAGCCTGTCCTGAGTCTTTAATTTACCCAAAATTGCCATCCAAAGGATAAACGCATTCCTTGGAATGTTATTACTAAACCAAATTGTGTGAAACCAAGGAACCTTTGGCCCAAAAAAATTGACATCCGACCACACCTGCTTGCAAGAAACTCTTTTACACTTTCCATTATTATCTCTCCAAATTATCTTATCTTCAGTTCCTTCATTATTAACAAACAAAGGCCAATCCATCAAACCAGGGTAAGTTTCTAGCCAATCAGTCGGCCAACACAATTGGCCATTCACAAAAATATCCTTCACTTTTGACATATCATTGAAACCCGCCCTAATCCACTCACTCCTCGAGATTAACATACTCAAAATCCCAATCGGGTGCCACTAGTCATGCCATAAGGAAGTGTTCTCACCGGATCCAATACAAGAAACAATATGGGGACGAACAATGTTCCTAGCAATTAAAATCCTTTTCCAAGTCCAGCAGAAATTCTTTTTAACTTgaatatcccaaaaattcctTTCTTTCAAGTAAAACTTATAGACCCACTTCACCCACAAAGACTTCTTATTATTAACAATATTCCACACATGTTTGGATAACAACACATCATTCCATCTTCTAAGGTCTTTCAATCCTAAACCCCCATTCTCTTTTGGACTACACACCATTTTCCACTTAACTTTGGCTTTACCCTTCACAAGATCACCACCACTCCACAAATAACCCCTACAAATCTTCTCAATCTCAGAAACAGTGGCAACAGGAAGCTTAAAAACCGATGCCCAATAAACATGCAAAGCTGATAAAACAGAACCAATAAGTTAAAGTCTTCCGGCATAAGACAAACACTTGTGCTTCCAACTTAGGATGCACATTCTAACTTTATCAACCAAAACTTTACAATCCTTTCTAAACAATTTATTAACTGTTAACGGCACACCCAGGTACTTGAACGGAAACTTCCCAACATCAAAAGGAAGTATACTATTAATAGTACACCTCACAGCAGGATCAACACAGCTGAAAAAAATCAGGCTCTTATTCATACTGGCACTCAATCCATAAAGATCCTTGAAACAATCCAACGAATTCTTAATCACTCTAGCAAAACCACTATCACCATGACAAAACATCAACAAGTCATCTACAAAACATAAGTGAGTGATTTTCTGGAATTTGCATCTACTATGGAATTTGAAATTAGGACTATTTTCAATATTctttttcaacaaaagattaaaTATTTCCATGACAAGAGTAAACAGATAGGGAGATAAGGGATCACCCTGTCTCAAGCCTCTCTTCCCTTCAAAAAACCCATTGTCCTCTCCATTAATATTCACAGTAAACCAAGTTGAAGTAACACACATCATTATCCACTGGACCATAACTGGATGGAATCCAAACCCAATCAAAGCTTGCTTAAGGAATTTCCAATCAATAGTGTCATAAGCTTTTTGGATATCTATTTTCAGGGCACACTTAGGAGGGTCGTCCTTCCTATTGTATCTCGCCATCAAATcttgaacaagaagaatgttgtcCAAAATAGATCTCCCAGGTATGAAAGCCGATTGATTAAGATCAACTATCATCCCTAAGCAATTTCGAATCTGATTGACAATAACCATGCTAATGCATTTGTACAAGGTATTACAGCAAGCAATTGGTCTAAAATCAGTAACTTTCCAAGGGAACTCAACCTTAGGGACAAGTATAATTATGGTAGCATTAACACACTTCGGAATCTTCCCAACCCATAACACCTCCCTGACAGCCCTGCAAACATCAGGACCCACCACTTTCCAAGAAGCTTTAAAGAACTTAGATGAAAACCCATCAGGACCCGGAGCTCGATTATCTTCAATTTCAAACATAGCTCTCATTATCTCATCATCCAACACAACTCTTATCATTTCAATGGCAACACCTGGATCAATTTTATTAACAAATAATTCACTATCCAAAATTCGATCCCCTGTACTACAATTCGAACCAAGAAACGCTTTATAATGACCAACAAATCTTTCAGTCATATTTTTCCCACTCACCCATCTACCCTCTTCATCCATAATCACTGAAATTCGATTTTTATTTACATGGATCTTgacaattttatgaaaaaaactCGTATTTCTATCACCCTCTTTCAACCATTTAACTTTAGCCCTTTGCGATAGAAACTTCTCCTCATTCTCACAAGCCATATTATAGTCCATTAACAACTTGGCATGCTCACGCCTCAGAGACAAATTATGCGGATTATTATCAATATCAACTTGCAAATTATCTAATTTGTCTCTTAATAATTGTGACTTCTTTCCTGAAATATAAGAATTACAGAAAAGCCTTCGACAGGGTTTCTTTAAAAGCTTAAGCTTTTGCGTAACATTAAAGATGAATCCTCCAGCAACCTTTAATCTCCATACCTCCTCAACTATAGGAAGGAATTCATCATAATCAGCAATGAAATTAAGAATTTTAAACGAATGAGACCGCTTAGGTATACAGCAAGGAATAGATAAGATTGTTGGGCTATTATCAGAAATCCTATACGGTTTGAATATAGCATGAGCCAACGGGAACTTCTCCAAAAACTTAAAATTGACCATGATACGATCAAGTTTCTTGAGTAACCCACATTCCCCAGAAGGAGATTTTGTCCAAGTAAATTGAAGCCCTGTACCTTTAATATCCTCCACCTCAATAGCATTGATACACTCAATAAAGTCATCAACCCCTTTCGGACTTCTGGATGTACTTTCAGAATATTCCGAAGGCTTAAGAGCAACATTAAAATCACCAAGCATCACCCAGGCCTTATTATCCACCACAATTTTATGTTTCACAAGACTGCTCCATAGGAACCTCCTTTCCAACTAACTAGAAGCAGCATAAATGAATGAAACATAAAAATCTTCATTGGAATCCAAATGTCTCACCATACAGTGCAGGACCTGATTAGATTGACCAAGCACCATAAGGTCAAACTTATTAACATTCCATCCAACTATAATTCTAGTACCCCCAACACAAGAATTACAATTAGAAACCCAATCCCATCTCTTGAATATTTTGTCACAAATTTTCTTCAGCTTCCAAACAGACACATGTGattccaaaataccacacatatccaaattattatttttaataacctCAAGCACCTCCTTCTGCTTAACCACTTTATTTAGACCTCTTATATTCCAGGCTCCAAAATTCATCATTGGATAATTGTCATGATATTAACAGCATCCCCCAAATCTGCCTTTGATCCAGCCCCCTTATCAATTTTCTCATCTTTATTGGCATTCCTTTGGTACAAGTTTGCACTCATCTTCAATTCTGATCCCTTTATATCCTTCCCAATATCAGGAGGCAATCCATCATCGGCATTAATATCAATTACATCAGAAACCCCCTGATTCATGTTCATAACATCTTCTTCCATACTTTCCACAATATCATCCACCATTGAACCTAAGACCTCAAATCTATTGACatttttaactttattaaccCCTTCAGATGTTAATCCAACAGTAATCTTTTCCTTATCCTGAACCTCACCACCATCATGTTTTTCTTTTGCAGTAGAAGCTTCAAACGCTTGGTTCTTATCCCAATTCCAATGTCTTACACTAGTATTCCCCCATTTCCCTACTCCCCCCTTATTACCTCCATTTCCTCTATTACTAGATCTTTTATAATTATTCCCATAATTGCCCTGGTGGTTTTGTTGCTGTCTACCCCCAATATTCCCAGCACCTCCAAAAGACTTAGATGAAGAAGCACCAATGTTACCTCCTTTTTTGACAACTTCAACAAATCCTTCACTATCCATCACTCCTTTACCTTTAGATCTTTGAGTATTCCAAGAATCATTCCCCTCTTTAATCTTATTTTCTTCATTAATCACTGCCATACATACCTTATCAGTATTCCCAAACACTTTACAGTGATTACATCTTGAAGGATACCAAGCATACTCAACCAAAAACTCATGATTAACAACATAATTCTTCACAAAATCCCATGTAGTAACTCCAATCTTCCTTTTCCACTCCTTATCAGCAGACATCTCAACCAATATTCTAGCATAGGCATTCCTACCTTTATGCTGAAGACACATCTCCTCAGTAAAAGAATCAAAAGCCAAAGGAATTCCCAATTTACTAGCTATAATGCAAAGATTTTCCCCACTCCACACCTCCAAAGGAAGGTCATATATTTTAGCCCATACTGGTACTTTATCATGTCTAGCTTTAGAAAGGGATAGACCAGGTCTCCACCTTTGTAAGAATAAAGGAATATTGTTGAATATTAGCCAAGGGCTTCCATCTAACACTGCTTGCATTCCCTGTTCACTGGAAAATTTAAAGAAGATGAACCCATTACTGTTCATAAACATATCCTCAAGCCCTATATTCTTCCATAACCTTTTAACTTCTTTTTGAATAGCAGGAAAAACAACTTTCTTATCAATCAAATACCCATACAAGGTATTAGCATAAGGTAAACTTGCTACTTTCAGATTTTTAATAGGAATAACAACTGGTCCTTCCTCTCTCCCATCACCAGAAGGAATATACTTCACTTCTAACTTCCCTTTATGCATAGTGCCCCTCAAATCTCCAGCATAAGACATTTCAATTTTCCCTTTCCCATTATTATCATCTTCAGGTTTCCCCCTTCCTTTCCCAGCAGGCCCCAGTAAACAGGGATCCCTGTTAATACTATTAATAACAGTTCCCACAGAATTCAACCCCTTCACCTATGGACCACTAACATCTCTATCAGCCATCTCATTTTCAGATTCACTAATACCCTCCTTCATATTTATCAAATTCCCATTCTCATCCCAGTAAACACTAGGTTCAAGTGTGTTATCTCTATTATTATTCACCTCagcttcaatagtcttcaaattTTTATCCATCTCCATTTGCTTCTTCTTAAGATCATTAAGAAAAGTAAATCCCACATTCGGATCAAATTCCTCATAAACATTGCTACAATTAGTATTATCCTTCTGAGTTTTATCCTCCTTGCCCTTAAAAGTAGTATCAGCAGTACACTCAACATTACTCACAGGGCCTGATCCAGTTCACAAATTTATTTTGAACGTATGATGGCTACCTCTTTGAATTTTGATAAGATATCGCATCATCAATTTGatgtaaaaaaatgaaaataatacaTGTTTAAATGGTGAACTAACGATCATGAAAATCCAATAAAATTTGGGTACAACTAGATTGGACTAAGTACCAAAAATGGTAGCTTTGGAGTTTGTTTAGTTACCCGTAACACAATGATAGTTTTTGTACAAAAATAAAGTTTAATGGTGTATGTATAAATGTTATAGTTAGTTGGTAATACATGTAGACAAAAAAAagttaaatgttatttttatacgATTATGATACATTGTTACCCAGAGTCGGAGTAAAAGGGTAGGGTATCCCAAACTGATAGAGTCGGTTTATCGGTTTTCCATACTCAATTTCGGGTTTCAACCCAAATTCATTCGAAAGTTTAATTTGTTGAAAATTGAGAAGTATGGGTTACTTATATAACAGGTATATAAGAACTATGTTTCATGTTATGGTCGGTGTGGGTcaattttagaattttaataaAGGAAAAATGACACAAATACCCTACGACCTTTTTAGGGTTGACCTTTTAAGTCCTTAAACTTATTTGGTGTCTTTATAAAGGAGAGAAATAGTTGGGAACCTGTTTTTTTAATCCTCTTCACCTATTTTCACCGGTTTTATTGACACATAGACAAAACTTGGGCTCATCTACTGTTCAATCATCTTCCTTTATGTTAACTCCAAACCTAAGCATAATGTAAACAGCTGAATCTcttatttctttgttttttttgtttataattaTTTTCGTTTGTATAATTCTTTATTTGATCAAACAATTTAACGCCTGTGGCGTTATTACGATTAAATCACTTTAAGTTGAGAGGAAACCCCATAAGGCTAATATGGTGTCAACGAGAA
The genomic region above belongs to Lactuca sativa cultivar Salinas chromosome 4, Lsat_Salinas_v11, whole genome shotgun sequence and contains:
- the LOC111896473 gene encoding glutathione S-transferase T3-like — protein: MLVLAQSWIDISKDAKIGKDQKHDRFFIRILQRFHKGMNRGEHLSKHQVYSKWGKMNKEIMLFNDLYTNMKRQWKSGENDDVILRKTLKVYEKENLKAFKFLEVWNFVKDNKKWQNEKTLDEHIDSGSKRSRTTESDHTTSDTRVQFDLNKDEVVPVSPPSQSMERDKAKKQRQMQSVGLR